From Erigeron canadensis isolate Cc75 chromosome 5, C_canadensis_v1, whole genome shotgun sequence:
GATAATAACCGCGTTTGTAAAAGCGGTTGTTAACATAAAAACCTGTGTTCGGTGTCGTGCCATTTCGCTCCGTAAGATACAAGTCGGATTGGTTCAACATgttgatgtcgttgtttgaaCTGGGAGCACCAAaataagcatgccaaatccacataTCTTGAGAAGCGGTTATCTCAAGCATAATAGTGGGAACGCCATGGTCGTCTCTCGTATATTGTCCTTTCAAGTGTCTAGGACAATTTAACCACTCAACATGTGTACAatcgatgctaccaagcatcccTGGCATGTGATGGTGTTCTTCGTGGGCTTGGAAAATACGAGCCACGTCGTGTTAAGTAGGCCTACGTAAGTACTCACGGCCATACAACTTAATGATGGCGTCACAAAAATGATCAAGAGACTCGCGGCCGGTTCGAGCGGCCATATGTAAGTACTCTTCGTACTCGTCGGGCGGATTGCCCATTGCGAGTTGGCGTACCGCCGATGCGACTTTTTGGAGTGGTTTGAAACTGCCTCGCCCATGTGCATCGAACCCGTCTTGAAAATATGGAAAATTCGCCTCGATGTCGTCGACGATTTTCAAAAACATGCTTTTTCCATTCGAAAGTAAACATCATCGTATTTTGGCTCGTCAACAAACCAATCGTTTAGTAAAATTTGATGACCAATTTCGCGTTGGCGATTTATGGTTCGGCGGTTTTGAACCGCGTTGCAAGATGCCGTGTTTTCCATCCATTGAATGGCGCTATGCAAGAACATACCATCGGATTCGGATGATGAATCCGATCCAACAACGACACAACGAGATTCCAAAGAACTTGAAGACATTATATAGGAGAAAAGTTTTTTTAGGTGTATGTTGTGTGAATAAAtgtaaagtgtatatatagagggagaaaaggtttttttttttttttaataatgagaTGTGGTCGTTTGAGGGGGGGTCCCACACCTTTCCAACGTTCAAAACTCATACCCACACGTCGGTTAAGGAGCTCAAAATGATACCCGAAATTACCCTACCGAGTCTTACCCAACACTTTGAAATGGTGTACCGATCGGTTACCAGGAACCCGAGCCCTAGCCGAGATCCATTCCCTCCACCCTTATGTTTGTTTGCTTCAAAGTTCAATATTAAACGGGTAAACAGGGGTAAGATTTCCCCGCCTTATATTAGTGGGAAAGAGAGACTCTTTCAATCAGATGTATGCCGCTTAATCGGTTCCATGACACATAAAGAAGTTCAGTTTTCTTTTGTACCGTAAAAagtatcaaattttaaaatctttagGAAAAGAGATTGGATTCCTAACCTCATTGCTGTTCCTCAGAAAAGACAGCAAAATGGACAATAACAAAATTTTACTGCACCAGGTTGCCTATTTGGTAACATGTACTTTTGTTTGTAGTCTAGGACCATTTCCTCTTTTTCTTGGCATATAATATTTTagataaaatttgaaaagataatatAATAGGACTATAGGAGAGCAACAAGTTACATATAGTAAATTGCACATGGTATAATTGTAAATGTTTTGTTGTGTATATATTGGCTTCTTTTACATCAAATTTTAGCAAATTGTTTAATCTAAATAGATCCACTTAGATTTAATTCTGAATGATTTGGTCACTCTTATTGTCACATTTAATGTTCATGTGAAATGCATACAAGTCACATGGACCACTTTGAAACTATGGACAATTGGACattatatattgattttcatATAGTTTACTCTAATCTAGGGAATGaggtatctatatctatatgcacaataaacaaatgatgaatttgagagACAAGTCATTTATACAAACATCTTTCTTTGTTAACTTGTATGAGTTGAAGAAACatttaaaagaaagggaaatggTATCTACACAATCATAAAGATTCCAATTTCAAAAAAGTTTATGAATGCATCTTTGTAGGTGAATTCATAAAGAAAAACACAAGGAAAACTTTTACAAACTAACCAAAATGGTCAAAAACCTAtctaaaattctaaataaaaccctaaattttacCAAAAAGAGACCATTCAATATGTCATCTCTCTAGAGTTTACAAATCACTACAAAGCAAGGTAAAAGAGCTTTGGGGCTAAGCAAATAAAGATCTTCAATATTCGAATGAAGCCCAACTTTTCCAGCCAATGAGTCAAAACCCGTCTGCCCAGTTATCTCTTGAATGTTCTCTAGTGGTCGGTGCACACGCCCTGCAATCACTCTACATACCATCAAAGCTTTTCGTGTATCAGGTCCGTCGTCAAACACTTCTATAGCTTCAAAAGCCCGGGCACTGGTTGAAGTTGTGAAAACGCCAACTCCGTCCTTTAACTCTCTATTGGTTGAGAAACCATGTCTAATAATCCGACAAACACAACATTTATCAGAAATACATAAGCTAGATTCACCGTTGATTCCAAGTGAACACGCAATTGTGGTGCCGTAGAACCTTAAAAGCTCATTTCCATCGGCTAGACAACGAGGGTGTTTCTTTGGGAGTTTGCTAGCTTTGCTTTTCACTGATTCTCTGTAATCCTCAAATCGGGCTAGTGTTTTTTGCATATTGTGTACTTTTAAAACCTTCTCAATCCGACCCGAATTGTTCTCAGACTTTACCCAGCTTGATCGACATATAATTTCCACAATCTTTCTAGATGAATCACCTTCCATAAGTTCAGtaactaccaaaaaaaaaataatcagaaATTACATTTAAACTTCATACTTTTCCAAAATTCATATACAATGACCGCCATTTTCTGGAAAGAATAAAGAAATGGGAGTTTAACAGCATAAAGTCAGAATCTTCACAAATTCtacaaaaaagttttatacCTTTTCAAGATTCATATAATATATGAACACCATTTTTCCATGGAACAAGAAAGGTTAACTTAACAACATAAAGATTGAACCTTAAAAATGGCGAGTATATAATTATAGGTTCAAATTTTTAAAGATTCTTATAAAAACAAAGACCATATTCTGGAAAATATTAAGAAATGGCAAATGTAACAGCATAAAGATCAAGTCTTTAAGAGAATctccaaaaaaaaattcacacgtcttcaaaattcatataataaatataaccaTTTTGCATCCTGAATCATAATATGCAAACTTAGCAACATAAAGATTGAATATTTAAGGACTAAAtgaaagttttaattatttgaaatttgaatagAAAATTTACCAGCATGCTTTGAGAGATGTGAACAAAAAAAGATTCAATCTTTATATACCCGCATATAAAGCTTCATACTTTTTCAAGATTCTTGtcaaaataaacacataaaGATTCAACCTTTAATGATTAACATCAACTAAATGAGGACTAATTGACTAATTCACTAATATAGACTAAATGAGGACTAATTgactaatatttattttaaaaaaattaccagCATGCTTAGACAGA
This genomic window contains:
- the LOC122601585 gene encoding uncharacterized protein LOC122601585, translating into MPGMLGSIDCTHVEWLNCPRHLKGQYTRDDHGVPTIMLEITASQDMWIWHAYFGAPSSNNDINMLNQSDLYLTERNGTTPNTGFYVNNRFYKRGYYLTDNIYNKYSAFVIAYPYPTDPKEKRFKKLQEGAMKDVERAFGFLKAKWKILRRPLRPMIKDKIG